GATAAATTGTACGGAAGATGGTAAAAggggaaaaggagaaaaaagaaacgacaaCAAACCTTAAAGAGCTTAACATATTGTGAAACAAGAAGAACACAACACACTCGCGCACACGTACAGATATACCAAACGATCGGAATTGGCATTTATGAATGGTTAGAAACCAAAAGACAAGAACAAAACAGAGATGGAACAAGCATATAAAAACATCAACGcataaaagtgaaacaaaacagaagaataTATAGCTATGGTAAAGaaggaagtaaaacaaaaaccgcccTGGATTAAATCTTGGTTAAAGTAATCTGACTTTAGAGCGGGAAGTGAAGCAGGAGTGAATAGTGTTAGCGAAGGAAATAGAAGGTGCCTGCATGCTTGAATTGAACCCATCAGCATAACGATTCGCCCGGAGTGATTGGttcgtgctgctgttgctttatTGTTTCTTAGCGGCAAGGTTTGATTCGCTGTTGATGTGTGACAAACTATGTTTGGCGAATAATTAAGTTCAGTCTTTTTCTACGTACGCAATCGAGAAGGTAAAGAAAAGACAAAGGGAGAAATAGATGAAATAAGAACACAGAAGAAAGTCAAAGATGTATTGAAATTGATGGAAAAACGATGCAAGAATAGAGTTATGTTACGTAAGCGAAgtacgttttgtttcatttatgtAAAAGCTAAACAAATAAGTGTAATAAGCGCTAAAAATGCAAACTGAAGTGAAAGTGTAAAAacatatgtaaaaaaaacaggaaaacaaacaaaacagcaacactagcagaaagaatgtttaaaaacaaaacagtacacTACCGCTGTAGAAGGATGGTTTTAGTataattatttgcaaaacaaacaaacaaaaccagtaGAATCCACTCTCGTTGCCTTCTCCTTCCTAGATTGCAGTGAAGTTGTACGTTCGTAATGTGTTTTATGCCACATCGTATAGCATTCCCCCTTTTAAATCCACTTACCTTAGGTTTAGTTTAAGTAGATGAATTTTGTCTTAGCTAACCGAGCATGGGGTCATGGCTACTAAGAAGGAAAAATGCCGCACACGTGCTTGTGTATGTtacttttgtaaaattttctaTTAATGTCGTTCGACTATCacttggtttttgttgtgttttttttccacagtAAAACCACAAACCATCTGAATGAGCGAACGATGTAGGTACTAAAAACAAGTTTGTCTGTTTTGGAGACTGGCGAAACCCCAGTGGAGACATAGAGCggcaggaaggaaaataaatgaaaaatatgaacTGTTGAACGAATTGGTTATTATTCTATTATTTGCGTTCTTGATGACTCGTTAactttgttctttgttttgaaatgtgAAACATTATACGACGTGAGTTATGTGTtattaaacacattttaataaatttcaccttttcacattttcacccATGCAAAAAAGTGTAGTTTTGTATTATACGAACAAAACTACCCTTTTTTTGCTTAGgtgaaattgtattttttttgtataagtCTGTTTTGGTATTTGGTAAAAGTCTTTTCGGCCGCATCACACAATAGTGTTTcaagaaagaaataataagATGAAACCACCGGATATTCTCGCCCGCTTGATATCCATTAATGCACTAATGCTAATGATAAACGACCGATAACATCTCTTATCGGACTGCCtgaattgtgtttttgttggctacaattttgttatgttatgttatgttcaTGTATACACTGCATTGTGGCAgtacatgattttttttatattaatcaataaaatttaacaagGAGTAATAACTAATTACTAATATTTTGTTGTGACACGTATGACCACTCAACAGGAATTGTAGGGGAACATGGGACAAGTGTGCCATAGGGGCAGGAAAGCCACATAAAGTAAGGCACCTAAAACCCTTcaagaaaatgtaattttgcatttatttctTATGAAACTCgttaagaaatgaaaaaagttaGTGTAAGACAGAAAATTAAAGCTTATATGGTTCTTCGAAgccattttgcttttattcTGCTTTGGTAGGTTTGTTCTCTGTCGCTTCAGCGCTTTCCGTTACTTTGTTGGCGTTTTTTCCAGCCGATCTCGCTTTATGCTCCATCGATCGTTGCAGCTTTTGGCGCTCTTGCTCGCATTGTTCGGGTGATTCGATTTCCAGCGTAACTGGTCCGTCGTTTTGGATGTGGACCTGCATCATCGCCCCAAACCGACCATCCCGGATTCGCTCCGCAGAGTACTGATCGCGCAGCTGCTTTAACAACGATCCGTACAGCTGCTGGGCTTCCGGTCCCTGCATGGCACGGCTGAAATCCGGTCGGTTTCCCTTCAACCGATGGTACAGTGTGAACTGACTGACGCACAGTATTTCCAACTGTTGATCTACGACCGATTCTGTCCATCTTTTCCCACTGGTTGGCTCATCGAACAGCCGAAGATTAAGTAATTTCCGCGCGCTACGAGTAAAATGAACATTTGTGAGACATTACTCCAAAATGAGCGGGAAAAGGACCGAATTTGTATAGCATACCCACATCCACTCCACATCATTTGCATTATCTTCGGAGGAAATGCCTACCAGCACGCAAAGTCCACGGCCGATAGAGCTTACCACTTCGTCCCCAACTGCAAAGAATCGTGTATTTTTACCAGAAAAAGAGGGAAAGCGTGAAACAAGTACTTACCCATCACTTTCGCTAAGGTGACACGTTGTATTACAGCTTTCATTGCTAATTGTTTGAGAAAATAGCACAAAACGAATGCAAAACCGCAAGCTGCACAATGCCGGTTTtattcacaacaaaacaacaaagcaatcTGTCAAACTGACACCGTTGCTAGTTGTCATTCAACTGTCATATCGCAACCCGGTGGAAAAACTATACCTAGTGAAAGTACCGAATTACAGGTATCGCTCGAAAAATGTCgctttgaatattttgctAAGGAATCAGTCCTTATAAACATAGGAATATAAAACCCTACcaccaaagaaaaagaaaaagaatattttgcaTACCAATCAAGGAGATGGATCAGAATTTGCTCTTGTTTCAATTGATAATGCTCGCATTTTTATACAATTGGTTTGTTATAATATGTCCTCAACCAATACGGTTCACAGCATGTACGGCTTCCATGGTACGCCAAGTGTAGAAAAGCAGTGCCTCTTGAGTGACAAATTCGATTtcattgtttgtaaacaaatttattttcctttgcattGCGAACGGTTTTTACATCGCACCGAAAGTATGAGTGAAATTAGCGACGAGATACGGTACGTTATGCTGTTCCACTTCCGAAAAGGGATAAGCGCTGTGAGATCATGCCATAAAATTTGTGCGGTGTACGGTGCGGACGCTGTCAGCGTACGGCGAACCCAGGAATGGTTTGCACGGTTTCGGGCTGGAAATTACGACGTGAAGGATGCACCCCGATCTGGGCGGCCAGCCACCGAGCAGGGTGATAGCATTGTCCAGCTGGTCGAACGGACTCCACACGTTAGCTGCCAAACGATCGCGAAGAGTCTGAACATCTCGCACACCACCGTGTGG
This region of Anopheles marshallii chromosome 2, idAnoMarsDA_429_01, whole genome shotgun sequence genomic DNA includes:
- the LOC128717852 gene encoding D-aminoacyl-tRNA deacylase, with the protein product MKAVIQRVTLAKVMVGDEVVSSIGRGLCVLVGISSEDNANDVEWIARKLLNLRLFDEPTSGKRWTESVVDQQLEILCVSQFTLYHRLKGNRPDFSRAMQGPEAQQLYGSLLKQLRDQYSAERIRDGRFGAMMQVHIQNDGPVTLEIESPEQCEQERQKLQRSMEHKARSAGKNANKVTESAEATENKPTKAE